A genomic region of Alnus glutinosa chromosome 11, dhAlnGlut1.1, whole genome shotgun sequence contains the following coding sequences:
- the LOC133881046 gene encoding germin-like protein subfamily 1 member 13 — translation MIGQALWVVLMFLKGLNPSEACPNLTLRGSDTKSRCYTSNEFHVLPSTGCLNTWLLSSRVRATSCKALALMALACSNASAYDPAPLQDFCVAIKEKKRKGVFVNEKFCKDPKLVNANDFSFKGLNILRSTLNPLGSNVTLLNVDQKPSLNTLGISLARLDFAPYSVNPPHTHPRATEILVVVEDTLYVVGFVTSNPDNRLFTKTLYTGDVFFFSIGLFHFQFNVGKTNIVAFAGLSNQNPGLTIAKAVFGSNPLINPDVLTKAFQVDKKVIDYLEKQFN, via the exons ATGATAGGCCAAGCATTGTGGGTTGTGCTCATGTTCCtaaaaggattaaatccatctgaaGCTTGCCCAAATCTAACATTGCGTGGGTCTGATACAAAGTCTAGGTGTTACACATCGAATGAGTTCCATGTTTTACCATCTACCGGATGCCTTAATACCTGGCTTTTGAGCTCCCGTGTGCGTGCCACCTCGTGCAAAG CTTTGGCACTCATGGCTTTGGCATGCTCCAATGCCTCTGCCTATGACCCTGCTCCGCTGCAAGACTTCTGTGTTGCAATCA aagagaaaaaaagaaaggggg TATTTGTGAATGAAAAGTTCTGCAAGGACCCAAAACTTGTCAATGCCAATGATTTTTCCTTCAAGGGGCTAAACATTCTTAGAAGCACTTTAAATCCACTTGGGTCAAATGTCACTCTGTTGAATGTAGACCAAAAACCTAGCCTCAACACACTAGGCATATCTTTAGCTCGCTTAGACTTTGCACCATACAGTGTAAATCCACCCCACACCCATCCTCGTGCCACTGAGATTTTAGTAGTCGTAGAGGATACTCTATACGTCGTTGGCTTTGTTACATCCAACCCAGATAATCGCCTCTTCACCAAAACTCTATACACTGGAGAcgtcttcttcttttccattGGTCTCTTTCACTTTCAGTTTAATGTGGGAAAGACCAATATTGTTGCTTTTGCGGGACTTAGCAACCAGAATCCTGGGCTCACCATTGCAAAGGCTGTCTTTGGATCCAATCCTCTTATCAATCCGGATGTTCTCACCAAGGCCTTCCAAGTGGACAAGAAAGTGATTGATTATCTGGAGAAACAGTTCAATTAG
- the LOC133882277 gene encoding germin-like protein subfamily 1 member 13, protein MKGVPNHLVALALVALACSLASAYDPAPLQDFCVAVNTSTDAVFVNGKFCKDPKLANANDFFFLGLNTPRSTANQLGSNVTLLTVDKIFGLNTLGVSLARLDFAPYGLIPPHIHPRASEILVVLEGSLYVGFITSNPDNRLITKTLHAGDVFAFPIGLIHFEFNVGNTNAVAFAFLGSQNPGLITIADNVFGSNPPINPDVLIKAFQLDKNVVEYLQKQFS, encoded by the exons ATGAAAGGGGTTCCTAATCACCTTGTAGCTTTGGCACTCGTGGCTTTGGCATGCTCCCTTGCCTCTGCCTATGACCCTGCTCCTCTGCAAGACTTTTGCGTCGCAGTTAACACTTCCACCGATGCTG TATTTGTGAATGGAAAGTTCTGCAAGGACCCAAAGCTTGCCAATGCcaatgatttctttttcttggggcTAAACACTCCTAGGAGCACTGCAAATCAACTCGGGTCGAATGTCACTCTTTTGACTGTGGACAAAATATTTGGCCTCAATACACTAGGTGTATCCTTAGCTCGCTTAGACTTTGCACCGTATGGCCTAATTCCACCCCACATTCATCCTCGTGCTAGCGAGATTTTAGTAGTCTTAGAGGGTAGTTTGTACGTTGGCTTCATCACATCCAACCCAGATAACCGCCTCATCACCAAAACTCTACACGCGGGAGATGTCTTCGCTTTCCCAATTGGTCTCATTCACTTCGAATTTAATGTAGGAAATACCAATGCTGTTGCTTTTGCCTTTCTCGGCAGCCAGAATCCTGGGCTCATCACTATAGCAGATAATGTGTTTGGATCCAATCCTCCTATCAATCCGGATGTTCTCATTAAGGCCTTCCAATTGGACAAGAATGTAGTTGAGTATCTTCAGAAACAGTTCAGTTAG
- the LOC133882797 gene encoding germin-like protein subfamily 1 member 7 produces MKGFPNYLVALALMALACSQLASAFDPAPLQDFCVAVNTSTEAVFVNGKFCKDPKLVNANDFFFQGLNIPRSTANQLGSNVTLLNVDKIFGLNTLGISLARIDFAPYGLNPPHTHPRATEILVVLEGTLLVGFVTSNPDNRLITKTLNAGDVFVFPIGLIHFQFNVGKTNAVAFAGLGSQNPGLIVIAKNVFGSNPPINPDVLTKAFQLDKNVVESLQKKFST; encoded by the exons ATGAAAGGGTTTCCTAATTACCTCGTAGCTTTGGCACTCATGGCTTTGGCATGCTCCCAGCTTGCCTCTGCCTTTGACCCTGCTCCTCTGCAAGACTTTTGTGTTGCAGTTAACACTTCCACCGAGGCTG TATTTGTGAATGGAAAGTTCTGCAAGGATCCAAAACTTGTCAATGCCAATGATTTCTTCTTTCAAGGACTAAACATTCCTAGGAGCACTGCAAATCAGCTCGGGTCGAATGTCACTCTTTTGAATGTGGACAAAATATTTGGCCTCAATACACTAGGTATATCCTTAGCTCGTATAGACTTTGCACCATACGGCCTAAATCCACCCCATACTCATCCTCGTGCCACAGAGATTTTAGTAGTTTTAGAAGGTACTCTGTTAGTTGGCTTTGTCACATCCAACCCGGATAACCGTCTCATCACCAAAACTCTAAACGCAGGAGACGTATTCGTCTTCCCAATTGGTCTCATTCACTTCCAGTTTAATGTAGGAAAGACCAATGCTGTTGCTTTTGCTGGTCTCGGAAGCCAGAATCCTGGGCTCATTGTCATAGCAAAGAATGTTTTTGGATCCAATCCTCCTATCAATCCGGATGTTCTCACCAAGGCCTTCCAATTGGACAAGAATGTGGTTGAGTCTCTTCAGAAAAAATTCAGTACTTag